The Plasmodium vivax chromosome 7, whole genome shotgun sequence DNA window TGACCAAATTGACCAAATTGACCAAATTGATCCCCCAACAACAACCCCACATGTGCACCAAATTTGTcctttgaagaaaaaaaaaaaaatggtgtgaGAGAAGAGAATAATtgtgtacaaaaatttgtgtgaaatgaaataaaaaaaaggaaagtaaaAAGCCTCCCATATCACGCGTACTGCTCCCAATGTTTTAACTTCACAAAGAGACCTTCCTTGTGCAAACTCATGTGTTAGCCAGTCAACCTGCTAACGTGAGGTGTACTTGGCGTCGACGCCCTTAACATATGAGCATGTGCGTGCGCTGGTGTGTTTAGGCTTGTACCTTCACACACGCGTGCACACATGGGCATGTACACGTGGGCCTACACACATGTACGAATATACACACGCACGTATATAGATAAATATCTACGCCGCTGCGTAAGCCAGAGTTTCCCCCACGGGCCCTCGGCACTCGCCTTCAAACAGCAGCAGAGGAAGCCGGCCAAGCGAGCAGGGCGAGCGGAACGAGCAACTGGTTAGCAGGAAAGTGGCGACGGTTGCAGCGGCAGCAATAGAAGCATGGCCGTGCACTTGTGCAGAGCAAACGAAACCTTTTGTTTACGATGCACGCATCTGTCACATTGCACCTTCCCTTCCCCAATTGAGTGCtaagaatatattaaaatttccccctttttctgtttttttttttttttttttttcaaggcAAGGAGAATCCACCCCAGCTATAAAGCATCGCTTCAAACACACCTCCGTGCTTTTTGTATAATCCGTTCACAAGTACAGCTGCATATTTTGTTGAAAATGCCTCCGTATGCAAATGTTATTAACATATGTtcatagaaaaagaaaaaaaaaaaaaaaattaaaaaaaggcaacacgAAACGGACTTATTCTGAGACCATTCGAAACagaattaatttgtttttacgACTTCCCTGTGGTGTATGTCCTTGCACACTGCCTCCTCATACCACATATCTGCACGTTGGCTTTTCTTTACAGAAATGGGTTGCACACAATCAAAGGCGGACGAACCAAAAGGTCCCAGCAGAAGTATGGACAGGCACAAGTCGGCGAAAGATGAATATGAACGGCGTGAGAGCAAGAGACTCCCTGCTCTCGACCCGCACGTAGGTTAGCAAgtgttgagaaaaaaaaaaatgcagcaaaGGGGAGCAGAGCGGAACGAAGTGCACGTGAGCACCTGTAGAGAAGTGGCAAATTGTGGTCCATACAACTCGATGTTGCCCACatgtggcaaaaaaggagcgtcCCCttgtgcattttatttttcgtcaattttgttacGTTGCCACAAATAGGACATACAGTGGCACAGTGCGCATCTGCGTGTCTGTGGACCCTTGTCCCGTCTTCAacattttcgctttttccACACCACGTTGCCTTTTTCCCATCTTCAACATTTTCGCCTTTTCCACACCACGTTGCCCTTCTCCCGTCTTCGACATTTTcgccttctcccccttccctcCTCAGGCAAGCGCAACCACCTCGATGTGAAACCGCCACCAGTGAAGGCCATCCCCAAAGTTGCTCCAAAAGGCATGGTCAAGAGGGccaattaaattttaacgCTTCAAAATTAgtaaatgtattttaaatatttgtcttttttatgctttttataattaaccAGTGTTGACAATGGAGGGGTCATGCTAGCGAGgagagaatgaaaaaaaaaaaaaaaaaaaaaaaacagagctTCTATTCTGCACGGGGGTTTGTGCGTGTGCTACACCTACACCCCATGGCTTGCACACGCACATGCGTTGATTTTCCCCTCGGGTGGGGGAAGAGAGAAATCTTCCGCTCCATTCGAAGTTTAAAGTGATGGAATTTGTAAAAAGGTCGCCCCCTTTCAAGATACTCCTGTCAAATGTGTAGCCTTTTACAATGCAGCTTCTTTCTTTaattggattttttttttccactctttctctctctcaCTATATCTACCACACCAGTTAGTATCACCCTTCCCGCACCCGCGTGCTGACCTACATGCCCAAGCACATCCTTTGTgtcattgtttttttccccccacaacatttgttttccattttttttttttttttttttggtgctgCTACTCCTGCATGTCGTCGCAAATGCTAACCCATTTGATTGCACACATATTCGAGTGAACATggtgttcactttttttttttttttgtaacttgAGGAAAATCCCATTTctcttttccaaaatggtgcATGCGCGTGGAGACAATTAACAATAGCTTTAAACGGTTAATATTTCTGAACGGGGAAAGGCggccacagggggggggggatttTCCAAAGGGGCCCTTTTGGTGTGTACATACAAAGCGAGTTGGGTGCACATAGGAAGAGAGCTACCGCCTAGGTGGACACCTTCTACAAACGCGCGGCCCCCGGCGCACGTCCACGTCGGCCAAAGTTCACCAGCTGCAAATTCAGCATGCCAAATGTTCTTCCCACGAGGGACAGGTAGGCCTGCATAATGAGTACTTCCAAAATTCGGTTAAAAATGAGCGTTTCAATTTTGCCtgactgttcaggtaaaCTTTCGTCTTCGCGGAGGTCGAGCAGGCCGCTGTTTTTGAGGAGAAGGAACAGTTCCGTCTGGGTCACTTCACGGATGACGTGTGTCACTTCGCCTTTGTCGCCTGCCACGTCGTTGACCTGTTCCTCCGCCTGCTCCTTCTTCCCTAGCAAACCATTCAATGCgctcaaaaaattatgaacgcTGCTGCTCTGCAGAAGGGGCTGCATTTTCTGGGACAGcgtgaagaggaaggagcaCAATCTGTCGACGCTGTAGCTGCGAGTCACTTCCTCCGTGATATTGTTAAAACGCATCATGTGTagcatcaatttttttaaatttttttcaatctgtatgttttttctcttttccaaaagggaggagtaatcgcctttttttgctttccccaaGATGGAGGACACTTCATTGTAGCAATTAATTATGAGAAGATACTCTGCGTGAAAATTGTTCAGGATGTTGCCTATTACTTGtcgtttgtaattttttacagCCAAGTAGGAATAAATGAGGGACGACAGGAGGAAGCTTTCtctgtgcttctcccctgtgtgcttctcccctgtgtgcttctcccctgtgtgcttctcccctgtgtgcttctcccctgtgtgcttctcccctgtgtgcttctcccctgtgtgcttctcccctgtgtgcttctcccctgtgtgcttctcccctgtgtgcttctcccctgtgtgcttctcccctgtgtgcttctcccctgtgtgcttctcccctgtgtGCCCACCCAGGTTAGCCAACTTGACACTTTCCAGCATCTCCTTAACggaaacgttttttttacacaaatctttcgttttcatttttctattttctgAGTTTAGAACAAAGCCGTAATTCAGACACACACATTCTACTTGGTCAGGGAGAATATGTGCAAACTTGGCGATGGCAAAGATTTGCATAAAATGCTTCCTCTGATTTTCGTCAACCACGTAGATTAttttgtttgccttttcatGTGTCACTCGGTAGTGTATTGCGGCTAAGTCAATGGCTGCGTAGGTGAAGGCCACATCGTTTTGGAGCGTCAGCAGGGTGAAGTTCTTCTTCAATTGGTCGGCGTCGTTCCTCCTGGCCTGCTCGCGCAGCTCGTGCGTCGCCTGCATCACGTCGTAGTGGTCCTCGTAGCTGCTCAGAATGTGGGTGTCTTTCCTGCCGCTCGGTGTGCAGCCGCTAACAAGGTTACCGCTAACCGGGTTGCTGCCATCAGGGTTACTGCTAACCGGGTTGCTGCTAACCGCCCCGCCCCTGCTCCTCAGCAGGAGGCAggacttcccccccagcTGAAAAACCGCATTGGCGTCTTCCAGTCGCCGCAATACGGTGGGCACGAACTTCACGTAGAAGCTCTCCCCCTTGTCTATCAACCTCCTGATTTGGAGTTTATCCAAAATTTCTTTGTTCGcctggggaggggaaaaaaaaaaaaaaaaaaaatgctaaaaaaatggtaagcAAAGGTATAACACTTCCACGAGGTGCACAACGAAGCTACTTGCTTACCCGCTTGCTTCTCCTGCAAATGTTGCCCCACAAGGCAATCATCTTCTCATCCCTCTGATACATCATGCGTAAGCTCCTTTTGCTGatccttttaaaaacgtcCGAGGAGGTAAAaagcttcttccccattttgtacgcAAACTCGATGTTATGCAAGTTTGTGTCTTCCCACTTGGATGGGTCCAGCTGTTGGTACCCTTCATCGAAGTTTTCCTCCCTCAAGCTGCTCAGCATGTTCATGAGCAGTTCTTCGTCCAGCAGGTTCTGAGGTGCTTCGTTCACTCCAGGCTGCGTTGAATCTGCCGCCACGGGGTGCTCCACATGTGTGTGTCTATTCATCTGACCGCTGGCTACACAGGGCGAAGTGGACCCTTCGCACGAGTTCTCCTTTTCATGTTTGGCAGCTCCACAGATGCTAGGCACTTCTCTCTCATTTAGCTTCCCCCTCGATAGCACCTCGCGGGGAAACATAACAAAAAAACTTAAGACCATCGCCATATTCATATTCCAGTCGCCTATATGGCTTCTACATTTCACGGAATAGTTTAAAGAGCGGAAGATGTTGCTGAGTGCGTTGCCGAGGAGGAGGGACTTGAGGTGCCCCATGTGCATGTTCTTCGCCATGTTCACTCCGCAGAAGTCCAGCAGGACGGTGTGGCGATCCCCACTTTGGGGggtctccattttttggaagTTGTTATTTGTGCCTCCCTCCACTGCAGCTCTCCCCATGTGAGCCCCCCCAGCCCTGTAAAACTGCAGAAACTCCCGCACCACGAACGCATCGGCAACCCGGATGTTGAGTATCCCATTGGGGGATAAATGAAGAGAGTCTATTAGGTCTGCACATGTTCCCCTCAAAATCCGGAGGATCTCACTGCGCACATCGTTTCCTTTCCCTAATGAATGCTCCAAAAAGAGAATCACACTCGACTGGTATTCATATTGGTCAAACAGTTTGTTCTCTTCAAGGAGGCAGTGCTTGGGtagcttcacattttcgtcTCGCAAAATTTGTTTCGCGACGTTTTGCAGTTGCTTATTTAGGGCGGCGTGCAGGTCGTCACGTACGGAGTGCACTTCCTCACCTGTGGTGTGCACTTCCCCACCTGGGGGGTCTCCTCTGCACCGCTTCGTCTGTGCCTTATTTGCCGCTCCCTTTGGGGGGCTCCATCTCAGCGGCGGAAGACCCCCAACGTAGGCGGGTCTTCCCCTTAcgctgggaaaaaaaacgttgcCAAGATGCTCATGATTTGTGGAAGCTCTTCTCACTTGGAAGCACCTCAGACCGGATTGGAAGAGAAGAAGTAGCAAAGCGGCTCTGATCATTAtccattattttttggggggggggaaacgcaCAAGACCCCGCTGTGATTTAGGCGCACCGCAGCAAGGGTTGCCTCTCTCATCGCAACATGGGGTCACGTGCCATATTCTCTCACCATTTGGcttattcaaaaaaaggagaaaaaaaaaaaaaagaggttgTTCTTCCCCACCTTTGGACCTAACCTTaggggatggaaaaaaaaaaaaaaaaaatgcaggtTCTTTAAAAGGTGCCGCGACCAACTGGAGCAAagcgcaaaggggaaatcCACAACTGGGTTGAAACGGTGCCTGTGCGGGGAAGGAACTAACCCGAGAGCAGAAGTAAAGAAGCCACAGAACAGGTATTAAAAAGTGAACCCATTCGCGAAAATGATTTGGAGATGTTTTTATTGAAAGAGGCTAATTCGCACGAAGGTATGTACTTCCGCATGTAGGCCGTTTCCGCACCGCTGCGAATTTCCAGCGCGCAGGTACGAGGAGGACCTCCAGTGCGGTGTTATAGCGGCGTTGTAGCGGCATTGCAGCGGCGTTGCAGCGGCGTTGCAGCGGCATCGCATCACCGTCGCATCACCGGTGTATGAGCTTCTGACCATCGTGGGGACTCCCCTGTAGAGAGGCAGTCCACTTATTAGGCTCTGCCCGAGGGCGCCTTGACAACGAAGGAGAGTACTTTCCCCCCTCAGTACTTCCGCACCTCCCCTCCTCCGTACTTCCACACCACGGAAGCGTATAATGCGCCTGCGTGGGCTGCTCCCCCTGCTACTAACCAAACTTGCACTCTCATTCAAAGTGATGAAAATCATCATCCCGAACACGAGCGGACTGAATGTGGTTGATGGGAACTTCGAGCCAAAGTACTTCATCAAAAATAAGCTGCGTTTTGTTAGCCCCTATGTGTATACGTATAAGCTGTATACCAAAAAGAGATGGATAGGGAAAAGAATTGCAGACGTTTTGTCCTCCGAATTTTGCGCCTACGATTTGAGCTACTTCCAGGAatctataaaaaaagggtacgTAAAGGTAAACGAGGAAAATGTCTCCTGTGACTACCTCATGAAGAGCAACGACCTCATCCAACATAAGCTCCTCCTCTTTGAGAAGCCAGTCATGTGtaacaaaatattaattcTTTATGAAGATAAGAATTTCATCTGTGTGTATAAGTCCGCCAGTTTGCCCACCCACCCGGTTGGCTTCTACCAGTATAACTCCCTCCTGCGACTTTTGCAAAACTATATTAGCTCCACTTTAGCAAAGGGGCACCCCTCTGGGGGGGACAGCTCCGGAGAGGCAAACCAAAAAGACGGACAAGCGGAACCGAACGAAGGGGACGTCATCAAAATTAACTTCAATTTTAGGAAAGCCAATTTTGGGGACATTCCGGGGGTGGGACCCCCTTCTCAGGAGGATCcccaacaggggggggaaccaAAGGGGGGCGAGCCAGACCAGGGGAGGAGTCAAGTAGGGAAACACACCGCTGAGGAGCGCGCACAGCTGGCAGAAAATTcgaagaaaagaaaacagAGCGAAACGCTTCTAGACAACtacctgaacgggtcaggtcAAAATCGTAAAAGGGTATCCACAAGTTTAAAAGGGGACAATACCAATGGGGGGGGTGATCATCCCACCAACCAGGGGGAGTtaaaggagggggaggccCCAAATGGGCTGCTGAGCGAGGGGAAGGCCAACGCGGATAGGACGGAAAAATCGGACAAATCGCTCTGCACAGATAAGTCGGAAGAACTAAACGGTCAGGCCTacgcttctttcccccccgtgccGCATAAAGCGCAGTGGCGGGGGAAACGCCCCAAGTGCAGGAACAACGAAAGGAAAGACAAACCGGAAAAGGACGACTCCTACATTTACACCCTGCACAGACTGGACAAGCTAACCTCGGGCATTGTCCTCTttgggaaaaacaaaagctTTTCTACCTTCTTCTCCCAGAACATCTCAAATAATAGCATAACGAAGTCGTACGTTACTAGAGTGGAGGGCGACTTCCGTGCCCTCATTAGGACCCTCTTGGATCAGAAGAAGGTGATTGACGATTGGGATAACAAAACGTTCAACGAGTTAGTGGAAGAGTTCTGCTCCGTTGGTAAGGACGATTCTTCCCTCCCATTTAATGGCAGCAATTCGtttaaaaatgacattttcCTGTACAGAAATGGGTACTGTGGGGAGGGGGCCCTGAGTGGGGAGGAAGACATGGAGGCCCTGGCGAGCATCGTGCGGGAAAAGAGGGGCTACCTGCTGGATGAGTTCGATGTGGAGAAATTTGAACTGGGGGGCGCAtcccgggggggaagccatgGAGGGAGCAGCCAAGGAGACGGGAGCCGCGAAGACAGCAGCCGCGAACATAGCCGCGCTAGCGTGGAGGACGAGCCCCTCCGACAACACTTCGTCGTCGACTTCGGATACATGTACTGCGAAAATAAGAAGCTGCTCAAATACGTTTTCACAAAGTACACTCAGGGGAACCGCCAAATCGCGGAGGAGTACTGCCTGAAGCCCAGCATCACCCGATTCATGTTCCTGGCGTATAACCCCGAATTGAAGGAGTCACTCGTCTTGTGCCAACCCATAACGGGAAGGACCCACCAGATTAGGGCCCACCTGAAGAGCCTCTCCTTCCCAATTTCGAACGACGCGCAGTATAATGATAACTTCGCCAAGGAGTACATGGAGAAGTCGGTGTACTTGCACTTTCACGAGGGGGACCACTCGGGGGAGCAGTCAGGGGAGCAGTTAGGGGAGCAGTTAGGGGAGCACTCAGGGGAGCACTCGGGGGACCACTCAGGGGAAGGAGTCCCACCCAACCAGGATAAGAAGGACAGCCCCGAAAAGTACACCCACTTCCCTCTCATCCCATTTCTCAACACGTCCTTCCATTGGCTCTACGACGAGAAGATCAATTTGAATGACACATACACCGAGGCAGATTTGAATAGGTACTTTTTTAAGCAAATTAGCAACATCACGTATCACAGCTCGGGAATATTCCTGCACTCCTTTCGATACACGTGGGAAAACGTCTTTGACGTTTTTACGCTTCTTCCAAAGTGGTGTTCTTTGTTTTGCCTCCCCAAGGGCCTACTCGCGTTTTTGCTCTACGGCTCCCTATCGTGAGGGCtaattttttctgaacaaaTGTGTGGGCCGCCCAGGCAGCCAACTGGCACGAAGTGCCAACTGGCGCGAAGTGCGAACTGCCGCGACCTGCGAATCATTTGGCCCATCGGGAAAGGGGCATTGCTGACGCCGACGCGACCACGCGCAGGCGTGTGTTCATCGCAACCCTGAACCTGCACCCCCCCAGTGCGCACTTTTCGAAGCGGTTCAAAAGAAGCCGTAAAGGGGCAGTCCGCAAAGGGGCAAATCGGTAAGGGGGCAAGATTCACTAATGGGTGACGTTCTCAAAAAGTATGAACGAGTCAGGCAATTTTTACCTCATCagtttcgcaaaaaaaaaaaaaaaataaaataataaaattaatgacAAAGGCACAAGCACCTTCGCGCCTTTAAGCGGGTGCCCAACAGACCGCACATTGGAAGTTGAGAACAGGCACAACGTTGGAGAGGTGCGCCATCGCGCGGTTgcggaaaagggggaaatcaCAATCAGTGACGCGGCTTGCCGAACGACCGCACATCGctaccgctttaccgctccaccacttcaccgctccaccgctccaccacttcaccgctccaccgcttcaccacttcaccgctcccACCTAAAGCTGTGCCGAATGACCCCCCGGCACTCGTAGGGCGGGCCGCTCGCCAGCTCGTCGGACGAGCACCCCCGCTTAGTGTCCATGTCGTGGCAGAGGAATAGCGAACTGTTGTCGGAGAAGCTGGTGCAGCtctgcccatttttgctgaATCGCCTTTTGCCTTTACTTGGCGCGcgccccctcctcctcctcctcccttttctGTTCCTCCCAGCGGTGTCATTCGACTTGGCAATCTGTGAGGTCTCCCGCGGGGAGAGGTGCTGCAATAATGCTGCATCTCGTTCATCGGAAGAACAGTAGTAAGCACCCTCCTCTGGGGAGGTGGTCCCCCCGCCCTCTGGAGAGATCACCTCGTTAGGAAATCCCCCCACCCCCTGGGAAACCATACACTTGACGCTCTCCACCAGGTTTTTATTCTTCTCATGCAGATAGGCTATTTCCTCCCTCATCTTCCTCATCTTGCGCTTAtctttgttcattttacCCTCCGCACAGCTTAACAGTTTGGTCTTCCTCGAGCACTCCTCTTCCAATTCGCGCACATGTCTTTCGTTGGAACTCTCCTTGGATATTTTATTCTCCAGCTCCTTCGTCAACAACTCGAGGATCTCGGCCAGGTACTTTATATCGCAATtcgtttttgtaattttttcaagTACCACTTTTTTGAAGTGATCAAAAGAGACGTCCTTCCTGATGAGAGAGATTTCCTCctgcaatttatttttttcttttttctctacCACCACGGTATCCATGAGCTCCTGCAGCTCtgtattcaaattttttatcttagACTCATTTGCCAAATCGGAGTTCCTCCTTTcgttatcctttttttccatgagGGATAGATTTTCCGTGATGGTACTCCTCAAGCTTTTGTTCACTTCCCTCTCTTTGTTTAACGTCTCTTGGGCTATCTCCAACTGATTTTCAAGGTGGGTCACTTTTTTCCTCAACTGGTTCTTCACTTggaaatatttcttttcctttttgtaaaattctttttctctttctatGAACTTGTGCTTCTCTTCCCTCAGAAAATCGGCCAATGGAGctgcttcgttttttataTCTTCTTGCAATGTTTCTAGCTCCTTTTTGTAGAAATTTTTGTCCCTCTCCAGTTGGCTCTGCTTGTCCAGCATGTGGATGTACAGCCCGCGCAGCCGGTTCGTTTCTACGAACTCCATGTTGTAGGACTCTGCACCTGCGGGGTGGTTACCCCCGGAGAAGTCACCCCCGGAAGAGTTCCCCCCACCGCCGCTCACCACCCCTTTCATTTGTCTCCTCCTCACATCGTCTAGCATCCTCGTCAGCTCGTACTTCTTCCTGAAATTCTCCTCCCGCAAGTTTTTCAAACTCTCTTCCAGCCAATTGATTCGCTTTCGCGCTTCCTTCTTGGCACGCCCCTTCCTTTGCGGCGGCACCAGGGGGTCCCCTGCCGTCACGCCATCTTCGTTAGCATCCGCATCGCGAGGCGCACCCTGGGTGGCACTCCCGAAATGGAGACTCCTCACCAACTCGCTGTCCCCAATTTGTAACTTCTCCACGCCGCAtaccttcccccccctcctcaaaaatgaaaagtgcACCAACTGTTTGGGCGTCCCCTGCTGCGGTGTAGCGGCATCCGACATGCCGACCACTTCATCACCCCCCTCATAAAGGACCTCAAAATCGTAGACACGACCGGACGAGTTTGCTCCCTCCTTCGTAACTTCAAAACTGCCATGCCCCTTTCGGTTTATTCTGATGAGgtacttttttctccccatctGGTTGCCCGATCcggttttctcccccccgggtCCTCTCGATGCAGACGCGTCGGAAGAAGATGAGGAGAGCGAGTCAAACGAACCCGATCGGTCCCGTTCTCCCAATGCTTCACCATTCGGTTCGTTGCTCCCCTTTCttgtgcacacatttttgccaGCTTTATTTATCGACGGGGGGATCGTCTTGACTGGCATTTTGGGGCTTCCCTTTTCGATATGCCCTTTCAGGACTGCCACGTTTGTGTGTTTATTCTCCAGATGGGTTGATTCTCCACGTGAGGATttcctcaaaaggggaattttacgtttttcacttcttctGGTTTGCATTGGTAttgccgcttctcctccgttCACCCCCCCATCACGGTCGAAGAGGAACGACGTGGCGGCCCCCCTCGTGTTACTAAAGCATTTTCTCATCAAATGGAACCTTTGCAGGGAGGAATCGCCCGGGTTATTTCTACTCCCGCacttttgctgtttttttaaaaacggaCTTGTGAGGGAGCCACTCTTTGGAAGGGGTCTCTCCTCCGTGTGCGACTTCCAATTTAAGGGGCTTCCCTTTTCGGAGTGGTGTCCACCTAGTGAGGGGCTTTTCGCAGGGCTCTCTCCCCTCGGTGTGCCACCAGTGTGCACATCTGATGCCCCGTCTGCTTCCTCCAAATCGCTCACCCGTTCGCGGCTGGAGTTTCCCCCTGACTCGGCTGATGCCGCGGTGGAGGAGTGGTCCCCTCGCGCGGCATTCCATTCATCATCAGTACCACTGCCGCTCGCTTTGCCACTCGCTTTGCCCCCGCGAAATTTATCCCCCCCTCCACTGCTCCACATCCTGCTGAACAAATGCTCCGCTCCCCCGAGGATCGAACTCTTCAGCTGAAACATCAAGTCGGAAAATACGTCTTGCGACTTGTCGTCACTCAACTTTTGCACCTCACTTATCCGCAGCAGATGCAGCATATCCTCCAGTGCGCTTCTCTTCTGGCACAAATCTTTCAAACGTTCCGCTGCATTACGTTCATTGCTTGTATCCGCATCGCTCATGCCTCCCATCAAACTTGCAATTCCGCCAGTTCTGCTCACCACATGAGAGTAATAACAACCGGGGGGGGCACTGCCTTCCCTTTTATCCATCAAAAAGGTCACGTACTTTGTCAAAAAGGCACTCAATCGTTTTAACTTCTGCTCCTTGGTTGTatctgtttttcttttcaccaGATCGGAGCAGTGTTTGTTCTTACTCAAGCTTAactcattttgtaaaaataaaatgtcgTCATTCAGTGCCACCAGTTCGTTACTCAGCTGGGTGCTGGCATTGTGCACTAGGGAGAGTAATAACTCCCTCGTcatctttttgaaaaaaatgggaaagaaacGGTACAGGTGCAGTTCGTTTCACTGAActggggaagcggtgagggggagaaaaacagTCCTCCTCCAGTGTACACTGCCTGGGTTAGATTCTAcccacatgtatatatatgccgCATGGAGGGGCATTTCTCTCCCCCTGGAAGAACTAAAGTGatattagtaaaaaaaaaagtgcataaACAAAGTGAACTTCTTTTCTGGTGTTCTATCAACGCTGAGCAGTTGACGCACTTCACCATCACCTCGGGGACGCTAACAGGACATGCTCCGAATggaagtaaaataaattacaatttGTGAAAATTCTACAAATGTGTTCGCATAAATTTATTCGTCAACGTGGAGTGGGCAGCCAAAGCAACGCACCTAGAAGGTACACATGTGGTGTATATTCACTACGGGGACGTTTTAATTTCCTAATTGCGCCACGAAATGTTGCGCGAAAAAGGAGTCAGTAggttaaataaattaaaaagaaactcGCGCAAATTGGTGAGCAGAATTTCCGCGAATCAGTTTATCAGCGAAGTTGAGATTAACAAAACTGCTAAATTGTAAACAGTTAATGGGTAAGATATAGGCTTTCATTTGTGCGGGCAAATGGTTACATTGTCCCCCACAAGTGTACTACACACGGCGAGCTGCATGTCGCGTTGGTGAATCACGTGCGGTGAAACAAAACGGAATGGCACAAAatgagcgttttttttttttttttttttctttttttgggacAAAGCCAATGTTACGAAAACGATGTAGGGGTGTAAACTCACCGCTGCTAGGGGCAGCAAAGCAATGTCAAGTGAAATTGCTCGGAATTGTAAGCATTTTGCAGAGTGAGTAGGGCCCATTCATGAATGTTCACGTtgtgttgaaaaaaattgggcacaatttttttccgcatTCGTTCTTTTCGCGAATTTGTTCATCCCGCGAATTTGTTCTTCCCTCGAATTTGTTCACCCGTGAAT harbors:
- a CDS encoding hypothetical protein, conserved (encoded by transcript PVX_099130A) — protein: MTRELLLSLVHNASTQLSNELVALNDDILFLQNELSLSKNKHCSDLVKRKTDTTKEQKLKRLSAFLTKYVTFLMDKREGSAPPGCYYSHVVSRTGGIASLMGGMSDADTSNERNAAERLKDLCQKRSALEDMLHLLRISEVQKLSDDKSQDVFSDLMFQLKSSILGGAEHLFSRMWSSGGGDKFRGGKASGKASGSGTDDEWNAARGDHSSTAASAESGGNSSRERVSDLEEADGASDVHTGGTPRGESPAKSPSLGGHHSEKGSPLNWKSHTEERPLPKSGSLTSPFLKKQQKCGSRNNPGDSSLQRFHLMRKCFSNTRGAATSFLFDRDGGVNGGEAAIPMQTRRSEKRKIPLLRKSSRGESTHLENKHTNVAVLKGHIEKGSPKMPVKTIPPSINKAGKNVCTRKGSNEPNGEALGERDRSGSFDSLSSSSSDASASRGPGGEKTGSGNQMGRKKYLIRINRKGHGSFEVTKEGANSSGRVYDFEVLYEGGDEVVGMSDAATPQQGTPKQLVHFSFLRRGGKVCGVEKLQIGDSELVRSLHFGSATQGAPRDADANEDGVTAGDPLVPPQRKGRAKKEARKRINWLEESLKNLREENFRKKYELTRMLDDVRRRQMKGVVSGGGGNSSGGDFSGGNHPAGAESYNMEFVETNRLRGLYIHMLDKQSQLERDKNFYKKELETLQEDIKNEAAPLADFLREEKHKFIEREKEFYKKEKKYFQVKNQLRKKVTHLENQLEIAQETLNKEREVNKSLRSTITENLSLMEKKDNERRNSDLANESKIKNLNTELQELMDTVVVEKKEKNKLQEEISLIRKDVSFDHFKKVVLEKITKTNCDIKYLAEILELLTKELENKISKESSNERHVRELEEECSRKTKLLSCAEGKMNKDKRKMRKMREEIAYLHEKNKNLVESVKCMVSQGVGGFPNEVISPEGGGTTSPEEGAYYCSSDERDAALLQHLSPRETSQIAKSNDTAGRNRKGRRRRRGRAPSKGKRRFSKNGQSCTSFSDNSSLFLCHDMDTKRGCSSDELASGPPYECRGVIRHSFRWER